A section of the Armatimonadota bacterium genome encodes:
- a CDS encoding prolyl oligopeptidase family serine peptidase: protein MRKVLWLAGLMVCGIALGKDLPTTEISLQRLYQYPLINGRSPAAPSMSPDGSKIAFGWNQTGIRKLDLYVVDFPNGKPKMIVEAAKIMELPRQDDTRTEQEKSESALYDGGISGAQWAPDSGELMFSYKGRTWLCEPDGSKLRPLVDGSSSVGGPQYTEDGKSFAYSNGTNVFRMDRKTGFTKQLTFLGKPRTSIDQFEFSSNGKYLGVVWGDSSKMGSHQMMDFSKDRATVVPITRMWNGDTPVDNQIGVVSADGGVIKFVKDIPRYIWVKGFSWSPDGSKLAVAWISDDFMKYTISVIDPETAEKKDIYKEEAPANTINDWRDIAWTKDSKQILFGTDIRDGKLTNRAVYKMNPDGSEIKPVYFELHDVGNWMRPKNSDRLILVTASKSPLTTEIVVQEPDGKRKEHVVIPGGQSTQKGFNWAELPFVSEDGKRIATMASARNLNNELYAVEPVQKRITVSQLSEFKKIQWADTKEVTFPTSDGRMIRGVMFTRPGLDLTKKHPAVLSNIYADSAKSGWGGWMENYMAMNMDFVVLCVDFRSSWGYDGDFNGGYYKKMGIIDVEEAVDAKKFLVSTGYVKPDRVGIWGWSYGGFLTCMTLLTKPGEFHTGVAVASVTDWKSYNEWYTRRRLGLVKDDKDKIFEKTSPVYNAQNGLKDNLLLVHGMLDDNVLYQDTARLQQKLIDAGSHFDLMTYPRDDHSISKDTSRPHVMSTVAKYLWEKLSE from the coding sequence ATGCGTAAGGTTCTTTGGTTGGCAGGTTTGATGGTTTGCGGGATCGCGTTGGGCAAAGACTTGCCTACGACGGAAATCTCGTTGCAACGCCTATATCAATATCCGCTGATCAATGGGCGTTCGCCAGCGGCCCCCTCAATGTCGCCCGATGGCTCCAAGATCGCCTTCGGCTGGAACCAGACAGGAATCCGGAAGCTGGATCTGTACGTCGTTGACTTTCCGAATGGCAAGCCGAAGATGATCGTAGAGGCCGCCAAGATCATGGAGCTTCCTCGGCAGGACGACACTCGGACGGAGCAAGAAAAGTCTGAATCAGCACTTTACGATGGAGGTATTAGTGGAGCTCAGTGGGCACCGGACAGCGGCGAGCTGATGTTCTCATACAAGGGCCGAACCTGGCTCTGCGAGCCGGACGGCTCTAAACTTCGCCCACTTGTTGATGGATCCAGTAGCGTCGGCGGACCCCAATACACCGAGGACGGTAAGTCGTTTGCTTACAGCAATGGCACGAACGTTTTCCGAATGGACCGCAAGACCGGTTTCACCAAGCAGCTGACGTTTCTCGGCAAGCCGCGAACCAGTATCGACCAGTTCGAGTTTTCTTCGAACGGCAAATACCTAGGCGTGGTTTGGGGTGACAGCAGCAAGATGGGTAGTCATCAAATGATGGACTTTTCGAAGGATCGGGCGACGGTTGTCCCGATCACCCGGATGTGGAACGGCGATACTCCAGTTGATAATCAGATCGGTGTGGTCTCTGCAGACGGCGGAGTCATCAAGTTCGTCAAGGACATCCCTCGGTACATCTGGGTCAAAGGATTCTCATGGTCGCCGGACGGTTCCAAGCTCGCTGTGGCATGGATCAGCGACGATTTCATGAAGTACACCATCTCGGTCATCGACCCTGAGACAGCGGAAAAGAAGGACATCTACAAAGAAGAAGCTCCGGCGAATACGATCAACGACTGGCGGGATATTGCCTGGACGAAGGACTCGAAGCAGATTCTTTTCGGAACCGATATTCGTGACGGAAAGCTGACAAACCGTGCGGTTTACAAGATGAATCCTGACGGATCGGAGATCAAACCAGTCTATTTTGAACTCCACGACGTAGGGAATTGGATGCGACCTAAGAACTCGGACCGCCTGATTCTAGTCACCGCTTCAAAGAGCCCGCTGACCACAGAGATTGTCGTTCAGGAACCGGACGGAAAGCGCAAAGAGCACGTCGTGATTCCTGGTGGACAATCCACCCAAAAGGGCTTCAACTGGGCCGAGCTTCCATTCGTAAGTGAGGACGGAAAGAGGATTGCGACGATGGCTTCGGCGCGGAACCTCAACAACGAACTGTACGCAGTTGAGCCAGTTCAGAAGCGAATCACCGTCTCACAGCTCTCTGAGTTCAAGAAGATTCAGTGGGCAGATACCAAAGAGGTGACCTTCCCAACTTCCGATGGTCGCATGATTCGAGGGGTGATGTTTACTCGTCCAGGACTGGATCTGACCAAGAAGCATCCGGCAGTGCTCAGCAACATCTATGCAGACAGCGCCAAAAGTGGCTGGGGCGGGTGGATGGAGAATTACATGGCGATGAACATGGACTTCGTCGTGCTCTGTGTCGATTTCCGTTCGAGTTGGGGCTACGACGGCGACTTCAATGGTGGTTACTACAAGAAAATGGGAATCATCGACGTGGAAGAAGCGGTTGACGCCAAGAAGTTCCTCGTTTCCACCGGCTACGTCAAGCCAGATCGGGTTGGAATCTGGGGCTGGAGCTACGGTGGCTTCCTCACCTGTATGACCCTGCTGACCAAGCCTGGTGAATTCCACACCGGAGTTGCAGTGGCGTCGGTGACCGACTGGAAGAGCTACAACGAGTGGTACACGCGCCGCCGACTCGGCCTAGTGAAGGATGATAAAGACAAGATCTTTGAGAAAACCTCGCCGGTGTACAACGCGCAGAACGGGCTCAAAGATAACCTGCTCTTGGTTCACGGAATGTTGGATGACAACGTGCTGTACCAAGACACCGCTCGGCTCCAGCAAAAGCTCATCGATGCCGGCTCACACTTCGACCTCATGACCTATCCCCGAGACGACCACTCGATCTCAAAGGACACCTCGCGACCGCATGTCATGTCGACGGTTGCCAAATATCTTTGGGAAAAGTTGTCGGAGTAG
- the tkt gene encoding transketolase: MKVADPVLTEKCINTIRGLSIDGVQKANSGHPGLPLGAAPMAFTLWNRYLKHSPKHPKWFDRDRFILSAGHGSMLIYSLLHLTGYDLTIEDLKQFRQPHSRTPGHPENTLTPGVEMATGPLGQGFAHGVGMAIAEAHLAAKYNRPGHDIINHYTYAIVSDGDLMEGISSEAGSMAGHLGLGKLIYLYDDNMISIDGSTKLAFTEDVEQRFQAFGWHVTEVDGHEADSVAEGIDEARRVSDRPSLIMVKTTIGYGSPNKAGSAKVHGSPLGPDELKLTKEALGIPLEPDFYVPSDVALAMDATAPGEVRVADWEARFLAYTAEYPAEAAELRHIIDGSLPAGWEDVLPSFTDAMATRKNGEAVLAALGKVIPSLMGGSADLAESTFTHIHGETPFQKNNLTGRNFCFGVREHAMAAASNGMQLHGLKAISSSFLQFTDYCRPSIRLAALMECPSLFVFTHDSIGLGEDGPTHQPVEHLAAMRAIPNLNTFRPADGNETSAGYKVAMESQHTPTLLVLSRQNLPAVTPADVKNHPAEKGAYVLSEASGEVKMILVGTGSEVQLCLGAQKELEAAGIPTRVVSMPSHFLFERQEGSYKREVLPKGVKTVSVEAGTSFGWAKYSDAQVSIDTFGVSGPAPALFEEFGFTVKNVVKVAQELMNA, from the coding sequence GTGAAAGTTGCTGATCCTGTGCTGACCGAAAAGTGTATCAATACCATTCGGGGGCTCTCCATCGACGGTGTGCAAAAGGCCAACTCTGGGCATCCGGGCCTCCCGCTGGGGGCGGCGCCCATGGCATTCACCCTCTGGAACAGGTATCTGAAGCACAGCCCGAAGCATCCTAAGTGGTTTGATCGAGACCGATTCATCCTTTCCGCGGGCCACGGTTCGATGCTGATTTACTCGCTTTTGCACCTGACCGGCTATGACCTGACCATCGAGGATCTGAAGCAATTCCGACAACCTCATAGCCGCACCCCAGGACACCCGGAAAACACTTTGACTCCCGGAGTTGAGATGGCAACTGGTCCTCTCGGACAAGGTTTTGCACACGGTGTGGGTATGGCAATCGCTGAAGCCCACCTTGCCGCAAAGTACAACCGGCCGGGGCACGACATCATCAACCACTACACCTACGCGATTGTCTCCGACGGTGACCTGATGGAAGGGATCTCGAGCGAGGCGGGTTCGATGGCTGGTCACCTCGGCCTCGGAAAGCTGATTTATCTCTATGACGACAACATGATTTCCATTGATGGCTCGACCAAGTTGGCGTTCACGGAGGACGTTGAGCAACGGTTCCAAGCTTTTGGTTGGCACGTCACTGAGGTTGATGGTCACGAGGCGGACTCTGTTGCGGAAGGCATTGACGAAGCTCGGCGCGTCAGTGACCGCCCTTCCCTGATAATGGTCAAGACCACAATTGGCTACGGATCACCCAACAAAGCTGGTTCAGCGAAAGTACACGGTTCGCCCCTGGGTCCCGACGAACTTAAACTCACCAAGGAGGCCCTCGGAATTCCGCTTGAGCCTGATTTCTACGTTCCGTCAGACGTTGCTCTTGCCATGGATGCGACCGCTCCGGGCGAGGTGAGAGTTGCGGACTGGGAGGCAAGGTTCCTCGCTTACACCGCGGAATACCCTGCAGAGGCTGCCGAGCTACGCCACATCATTGACGGCTCGCTACCGGCAGGCTGGGAGGATGTTTTGCCATCGTTCACCGACGCGATGGCGACCCGTAAGAACGGCGAGGCGGTTCTCGCCGCACTCGGAAAGGTCATCCCTTCACTCATGGGAGGCTCAGCAGATCTTGCTGAATCGACTTTCACTCACATCCACGGCGAAACTCCGTTTCAGAAGAACAATCTGACTGGACGAAACTTCTGTTTCGGCGTGCGAGAGCACGCAATGGCGGCGGCCTCGAACGGGATGCAGCTTCATGGATTGAAGGCGATCTCCAGCTCTTTCTTGCAGTTCACCGACTACTGCCGGCCTTCGATTCGGCTCGCCGCGCTGATGGAGTGCCCATCGCTGTTCGTCTTCACCCACGATTCAATCGGCCTCGGGGAAGACGGTCCAACCCACCAACCAGTTGAGCACTTAGCCGCCATGCGCGCCATCCCGAATCTCAACACCTTTCGCCCGGCTGATGGCAACGAAACTTCGGCTGGCTATAAGGTTGCGATGGAGAGCCAACACACTCCGACTCTGCTGGTTCTATCCCGTCAAAACCTTCCCGCTGTAACCCCGGCGGACGTCAAGAACCACCCGGCGGAAAAGGGCGCTTACGTTCTTTCCGAAGCAAGTGGTGAAGTTAAGATGATTCTCGTCGGAACTGGTAGCGAAGTTCAGCTCTGTCTCGGTGCTCAGAAGGAGCTTGAGGCGGCAGGCATTCCGACAAGGGTTGTGAGTATGCCAAGTCACTTCTTGTTCGAGCGACAGGAGGGCAGTTACAAGCGGGAAGTCTTGCCGAAGGGCGTGAAGACGGTCAGCGTTGAGGCAGGAACTTCATTTGGCTGGGCAAAGTATTCTGACGCGCAGGTTTCGATCGATACCTTTGGCGTAAGTGGTCCGGCTCCCGCCCTGTTTGAGGAGTTTGGGTTCACGGTTAAGAATGTTGTAAAGGTTGCACAGGAGTTGATGAATGCGTAA
- a CDS encoding M15 family metallopeptidase: MKWDRTKGRPEPIRLLNLIEERENGEPLLDLREECPRVQILRETVIPYLRRTVCEMLHQASVSLPEGYFLGTIDAWRPFERQQRIYDFIWKCGKDAFPDRDENSLRRTVCRWVAPTNQKAPPGHCTGAAVDVFLVNLHGEEYDVHSPYGRFGAAPTYSLGLTEEAHKNRNILIEAMLGAGFSNCRDEWWHYSWGDAGWAVRTGETSCVYGLAKMDPASYAESEELHKIGFRDRPNPFLDPS, from the coding sequence GTGAAGTGGGATCGCACCAAAGGTCGTCCTGAACCCATCCGGCTCCTTAACCTGATCGAGGAGCGCGAAAACGGCGAACCGCTTCTGGACTTGCGCGAGGAGTGTCCGCGAGTGCAAATACTAAGGGAGACAGTGATTCCGTATCTGCGACGGACTGTCTGCGAAATGCTTCATCAGGCCTCGGTGAGCTTGCCCGAAGGCTACTTTCTGGGCACGATTGATGCCTGGCGGCCTTTTGAGAGACAGCAGCGCATTTACGACTTCATCTGGAAGTGCGGCAAGGATGCCTTCCCGGATAGAGATGAAAACTCGTTACGGCGAACGGTTTGTCGTTGGGTCGCACCAACCAACCAAAAGGCTCCTCCAGGTCATTGCACCGGAGCGGCGGTGGACGTGTTCCTCGTCAACCTGCATGGCGAGGAGTACGATGTTCATTCGCCCTACGGCCGGTTTGGAGCGGCACCAACCTATTCGCTAGGCCTGACCGAAGAAGCCCACAAGAATCGCAACATCCTTATCGAGGCGATGCTTGGAGCCGGGTTTAGCAATTGCCGAGATGAGTGGTGGCACTATAGTTGGGGCGACGCAGGGTGGGCGGTCCGAACCGGGGAAACGAGCTGCGTTTACGGATTAGCCAAAATGGACCCGGCGAGCTACGCCGAGTCCGAGGAGCTTCACAAAATCGGATTCAGAGACCGTCCGAACCCTTTTTTGGATCCTTCTTAG
- a CDS encoding SLBB domain-containing protein, producing the protein MITRNSAQIQEALLNAMRERLGRIDEVTIQISADKHSGIAVGGSVAKPIILRRATGVTVADLAATLPLLDFADPSKAQITDVRGWGASSKFSVRPGDRITIPIKVSLGSLNVVGGVLRSGALDIVDGMTLKDAIAGVGGVSAKGEAKRVFILRDIVLGPFDLAKDGGVPVRSGDTIRVDLKASVPLVTVTGLVREPKNIEWTDQLTLFKAIEEVKGLLDKRVTIRVYSLVNRTKKRLQFKYTDIESGKQKDFALEPGDVVEVSAK; encoded by the coding sequence GTGATCACACGAAACTCAGCCCAAATCCAAGAAGCCCTGCTGAACGCCATGAGGGAGCGGCTGGGACGAATCGATGAAGTGACGATTCAGATTTCTGCTGACAAGCACTCCGGTATTGCCGTTGGCGGCTCGGTTGCTAAGCCAATCATTCTTCGCCGGGCGACCGGAGTGACAGTCGCAGATTTGGCGGCTACCCTGCCGCTACTAGACTTTGCCGATCCGAGCAAAGCTCAGATCACAGATGTGCGTGGCTGGGGAGCTTCTTCAAAATTCTCCGTGCGACCGGGAGACCGGATCACGATTCCGATCAAGGTGAGCCTGGGGTCACTTAATGTCGTCGGTGGAGTGTTGCGATCCGGCGCGCTGGATATCGTGGACGGAATGACCCTCAAAGACGCCATTGCCGGAGTTGGCGGAGTATCAGCCAAGGGAGAGGCCAAGCGAGTTTTTATCCTAAGGGACATCGTTCTGGGCCCGTTCGATTTAGCGAAAGATGGCGGGGTCCCGGTCAGATCCGGAGACACGATCCGCGTGGACTTGAAGGCTTCAGTACCACTAGTGACCGTGACCGGTTTGGTTAGGGAACCGAAGAATATTGAATGGACAGATCAACTGACGTTGTTCAAGGCTATCGAAGAGGTCAAAGGACTTCTCGATAAGCGGGTCACGATTCGCGTGTATTCGCTCGTTAACCGAACGAAAAAGCGACTCCAGTTTAAGTACACGGATATCGAAAGTGGCAAACAGAAGGATTTTGCTTTAGAGCCAGGTGACGTGGTGGAAGTGTCGGCGAAGTGA
- a CDS encoding SDR family NAD(P)-dependent oxidoreductase — translation MNAPNNSDFTGKAVLVTGAGSGIGLAAANRFAASGANVGAVDLSEQRLAEAFAGESVLKFESDVCRTDDASEVIKNFVAKAGKLDVLVLAAGINGPMGKLDLIHPDEIRRLFEINVVGVYNYIIPALPHLENSNGSIILVGSINGSRQFSWAGASPYIATKAAIVAMGRNLAVELGPRGIRVNTVCPGYIKTNILDSTHWRGEWPVGRPKKFPEGDNPLTGRDPGTVEDVAEAIAFLASDVAKHISGTELFIDGGQSLA, via the coding sequence ATGAACGCTCCCAATAACTCAGATTTCACCGGAAAAGCTGTCCTTGTCACCGGCGCCGGGAGTGGAATCGGACTAGCTGCTGCAAATCGTTTTGCAGCAAGCGGAGCCAACGTCGGAGCCGTTGATCTCTCTGAGCAGAGACTCGCCGAGGCATTTGCGGGAGAATCTGTACTGAAGTTTGAATCGGATGTTTGCAGGACCGACGATGCTTCAGAAGTGATCAAGAACTTCGTTGCCAAGGCGGGGAAGCTTGACGTTTTGGTGCTGGCGGCAGGAATAAACGGACCGATGGGGAAACTTGATTTGATCCATCCCGATGAGATCCGCCGCCTCTTCGAAATCAATGTTGTCGGGGTGTACAACTACATCATTCCCGCCCTCCCGCACCTTGAAAACAGCAATGGGTCGATTATTCTTGTCGGTTCGATCAACGGATCGAGACAATTTTCTTGGGCTGGCGCGTCGCCCTACATTGCAACGAAAGCCGCAATTGTCGCAATGGGGCGTAACCTGGCGGTTGAACTTGGTCCAAGAGGCATTCGGGTCAACACCGTCTGTCCGGGGTACATCAAAACCAACATTCTTGATTCCACCCATTGGCGAGGCGAGTGGCCAGTGGGGAGACCCAAAAAATTCCCTGAAGGAGACAATCCCCTCACCGGAAGGGATCCGGGAACCGTCGAAGACGTAGCCGAGGCGATTGCCTTTCTCGCGTCAGACGTTGCTAAGCATATCAGCGGCACGGAGCTATTCATTGATGGTGGCCAGTCGCTCGCATAA
- the nusA gene encoding transcription termination factor NusA codes for MQQLNQIAQERDIPVEDLVVELEEALGAAYKKYVGARGEVNVKLDTSKGWTAQVEKEVVAVVEEPSFQMSLTEARKRNSEAEVGDFVPMEVDPNRFGRIAAQTAKQVLSQKLREAETRRIHDVFAEKMGDIVSGTVSRRDDQNVYIQVNRVEAELPRREQVPTERYAPNSRMKVYVYKVDDSQRRLKVIVSRTHPNLLRKLFELEIPEIASGIVQIKAISREPGQRSKVAVFSEDERVDPIGACIGPRGARVQAIVDELNDEKIDVVPYKEDPKEFIIEALSPAKVNSIKLTEKQNDRGDMEKHAYVVVPEMQLSLAIGKGGQNVRLAARLTGWTIDIRSEAQAAAERGKA; via the coding sequence ATGCAGCAGCTAAATCAAATCGCACAGGAGAGGGATATCCCGGTGGAAGACCTCGTCGTTGAGCTAGAAGAAGCGCTGGGTGCTGCCTACAAGAAGTATGTCGGAGCGCGAGGTGAAGTGAATGTTAAGCTTGACACCTCGAAGGGTTGGACCGCCCAGGTCGAAAAGGAAGTCGTTGCGGTTGTCGAAGAGCCGAGCTTCCAGATGAGCCTGACCGAAGCCCGCAAGCGGAACTCCGAAGCCGAAGTCGGCGACTTCGTTCCTATGGAAGTCGACCCGAACCGCTTTGGCCGAATCGCAGCCCAAACCGCGAAGCAAGTTCTTTCGCAAAAGCTCCGCGAGGCTGAAACCCGCCGCATTCACGACGTCTTCGCCGAGAAGATGGGCGACATCGTCAGCGGAACCGTCAGTCGACGAGACGACCAAAATGTCTACATCCAGGTCAACCGCGTCGAAGCTGAGCTTCCCCGCCGCGAGCAAGTTCCTACCGAGCGCTATGCACCAAACAGCCGGATGAAGGTTTACGTTTACAAAGTAGACGACAGCCAACGCCGCCTCAAGGTCATCGTTAGCCGAACTCATCCAAATCTGCTTCGCAAGCTTTTCGAACTCGAAATCCCCGAGATTGCCAGCGGAATCGTCCAGATCAAGGCCATTAGCCGCGAGCCGGGACAGCGATCCAAGGTCGCCGTATTCAGCGAAGACGAGCGCGTTGATCCAATCGGAGCCTGTATTGGACCACGCGGCGCGCGGGTTCAGGCCATCGTGGACGAGCTGAACGATGAGAAGATCGACGTTGTTCCGTACAAGGAAGATCCAAAAGAATTCATCATCGAAGCCCTGTCTCCTGCCAAAGTTAACTCGATCAAGCTGACCGAGAAGCAGAATGATCGGGGAGATATGGAGAAGCACGCTTACGTTGTGGTTCCCGAGATGCAGCTCTCACTCGCCATCGGCAAGGGCGGGCAGAACGTCCGACTTGCAGCCCGGCTCACCGGCTGGACTATCGACATCCGTAGCGAGGCTCAAGCCGCCGCCGAACGGGGAAAGGCGTGA
- the infB gene encoding translation initiation factor IF-2, protein MSHTIADIATEFEIRPGQVFTVLNDLGLDHDGASFEGDNDTLEMVKESCLEHMDSKVITLKPNCTPRDIANALGVPQAEIQKSLISKFKIMKAIANPLTEEEAGRIVTSYGFELALAEGPKPKPKVDPRAAIKVGGAVKRPPVVTIMGHVDHGKTSLLDYIRKANVAAKEAGGITQHIGAYQVMLEEGLITFLDTPGHAAFTNMRARGAQVTDIAILVVAADDGIMPQTQEAIQHIQAANVPMIVAVNKCDKPGANPDRVLQQLTEYNVIPEAFGGQTITTNVSALTGAGVPELLELIILQADIMDLKADPRGELKGTVVEAKLEKGRGPVATLLIEEGTLKSGDNLVVGQTFGRIKAMTDFRGEKMEFAGPSAPVEILGLSEVPAAGDKIEFFPDERSARVEAEGRISKARAKEFTNGGRGMTLRDLRSRMQDDGIKNLNLIIKADVHGSVEAVKGMLEKVKNDEVETKIILSGVGQITKADIDLAAASDSIVVGFNAKPDGESRKEAEKRKVEIRTYSIIYELIEDIEAAVKGMLAPKFEEQELGEAEIRMRLQFSKKGIVAGSYITEGKITRNAKVRIYRGKDLIHEGEVATLKHFKDDVREMTMGQECGITFTNWEDFQEGDRVEAFEMVQINA, encoded by the coding sequence ATGAGTCACACCATCGCCGACATCGCGACCGAGTTCGAAATTCGACCCGGTCAGGTCTTTACCGTCCTCAACGACTTGGGGCTGGATCATGACGGTGCTTCGTTTGAGGGTGACAACGACACCCTTGAAATGGTCAAAGAGTCCTGCCTTGAGCACATGGACTCCAAGGTCATCACCCTCAAGCCGAACTGCACTCCCCGCGATATCGCAAACGCCCTCGGCGTTCCCCAAGCCGAGATTCAAAAGAGCCTAATCTCCAAATTCAAGATTATGAAGGCGATCGCCAACCCGCTGACCGAAGAGGAAGCTGGGCGAATCGTGACTTCGTACGGATTCGAACTCGCTCTTGCTGAGGGTCCAAAGCCAAAGCCGAAGGTTGACCCACGCGCCGCCATCAAAGTCGGCGGAGCTGTCAAGCGACCGCCGGTTGTGACTATCATGGGCCACGTTGACCATGGCAAGACTTCCCTACTAGACTACATCCGCAAGGCAAACGTCGCTGCAAAAGAAGCGGGCGGAATCACCCAACACATTGGTGCCTATCAGGTCATGCTCGAAGAAGGACTCATTACCTTCCTTGACACACCTGGTCACGCTGCTTTCACCAACATGCGCGCCCGAGGAGCCCAGGTCACCGACATCGCAATCCTCGTTGTCGCCGCTGACGACGGCATCATGCCGCAGACCCAAGAAGCGATTCAGCACATCCAAGCCGCAAACGTTCCGATGATCGTCGCCGTCAACAAGTGCGACAAGCCCGGTGCCAACCCGGATCGGGTTCTCCAGCAGCTCACTGAATACAACGTCATCCCCGAAGCCTTTGGCGGCCAAACGATCACCACCAATGTCTCCGCCCTCACCGGTGCTGGCGTCCCTGAACTTCTCGAACTGATCATCCTCCAGGCCGACATCATGGACCTCAAGGCCGACCCGCGCGGCGAGCTCAAAGGCACCGTCGTTGAGGCCAAGCTTGAAAAGGGCCGTGGTCCGGTTGCCACCCTTCTTATCGAGGAAGGAACCTTGAAAAGCGGCGACAACCTCGTCGTCGGACAAACGTTCGGACGAATCAAAGCGATGACCGACTTCCGTGGCGAAAAGATGGAGTTTGCCGGACCATCGGCTCCGGTCGAGATTCTGGGACTCAGCGAAGTGCCTGCCGCCGGAGACAAGATCGAGTTCTTCCCCGACGAGCGATCAGCTCGAGTTGAGGCCGAAGGCCGAATCTCCAAAGCTCGCGCCAAGGAGTTCACCAATGGCGGACGCGGCATGACCCTTCGCGACCTGCGAAGCCGCATGCAGGACGACGGCATCAAGAACCTTAATCTGATTATCAAGGCCGATGTTCACGGCTCCGTTGAAGCGGTCAAGGGCATGCTGGAGAAGGTCAAGAACGACGAAGTCGAGACCAAGATTATCCTCAGCGGTGTTGGGCAGATCACCAAGGCCGACATCGACCTTGCAGCTGCCTCAGACTCGATCGTCGTCGGCTTCAACGCGAAGCCAGACGGCGAATCGCGCAAGGAAGCCGAGAAGCGAAAGGTTGAAATCCGAACCTACTCAATCATTTACGAACTGATCGAAGACATCGAAGCGGCGGTGAAGGGAATGCTCGCTCCGAAGTTCGAGGAGCAAGAACTCGGCGAAGCAGAAATTCGAATGCGACTGCAATTCTCGAAGAAGGGTATCGTTGCTGGTTCGTACATCACCGAAGGAAAGATCACGAGGAACGCCAAGGTTCGCATCTATCGTGGCAAGGACCTCATCCACGAAGGCGAAGTCGCCACCCTCAAGCACTTCAAGGACGACGTCCGCGAAATGACGATGGGCCAAGAGTGCGGTATCACCTTCACTAACTGGGAAGACTTCCAGGAAGGCGACCGAGTCGAAGCCTTCGAGATGGTTCAGATCAACGCTTGA
- a CDS encoding spondin domain-containing protein, translated as MKKKLAQIALSIVGLAVIPSAYAQTFQVKVENLGPQPLSPLIGIAHNAGFDIFTSGSSASLGIKRIAEGGNTAALESIIAGAGSDIGGWGKVAGGPIAPGETRIFSFTTDASHPFFSFAAMLGKTNDGWIGIGQGDEALNLFSGSTAIGGSYLALGSDAWDAGTEYNSQNAADLGFLGGSGNPVDTEGGLIRHHAGIISGRGDSEAQLPAWTQNQELARVTVAPVPEPATMATLGLGLFGLLKRKRKQN; from the coding sequence ATGAAGAAAAAACTAGCGCAAATCGCGCTTTCTATTGTCGGGTTAGCTGTCATTCCAAGTGCTTACGCACAAACGTTCCAGGTCAAAGTGGAGAACCTCGGACCTCAACCTTTGAGTCCACTCATCGGAATCGCGCACAACGCTGGCTTCGATATTTTCACGTCGGGGTCATCTGCTTCGCTCGGGATCAAGCGCATTGCCGAAGGCGGCAATACTGCGGCTCTCGAGTCAATTATTGCTGGTGCCGGTAGCGATATTGGTGGCTGGGGAAAAGTTGCTGGTGGGCCGATTGCACCGGGCGAAACCCGGATTTTCTCGTTTACGACGGATGCCTCGCACCCATTCTTTTCCTTCGCGGCCATGCTTGGAAAGACAAATGATGGTTGGATAGGAATCGGCCAAGGCGATGAAGCCCTAAACCTCTTTAGCGGGTCAACCGCAATTGGTGGTTCCTACCTTGCGCTAGGATCTGACGCCTGGGACGCGGGTACCGAGTACAACTCGCAGAATGCAGCGGATCTTGGCTTCTTGGGTGGATCCGGTAACCCGGTTGATACCGAAGGTGGACTCATCCGTCATCATGCAGGGATCATCAGCGGGCGGGGAGATAGCGAAGCACAGTTGCCAGCTTGGACTCAGAACCAAGAGCTTGCGAGGGTTACCGTAGCGCCCGTGCCGGAGCCTGCAACAATGGCTACTCTCGGCCTGGGACTGTTTGGGCTGCTGAAGCGAAAGCGCAAGCAGAACTAA